One window of Tepidanaerobacter acetatoxydans Re1 genomic DNA carries:
- a CDS encoding S41 family peptidase, which produces MQNKNVKHMFKVAVLCIAISLLSFFAGAAAVSKPFYAISKGDDKNAAAVVDGQTDLQHLKPVVDVIKLIEDKYVKDVETEKLIEGAIKGVVESLGDPYSVYMNETEFQDFIASINGSFSGVGMVLSADESTGDIIVVSPIEGTPAQKAGILPKDIIVKVDDIELAGKSLDEAVKLLRGEKGTKVVVYIKRQDNEDLLEFELMRDDIRVTTIKHEIIDDDVGYIKITSFDSQTYDEFKAAVDSLQKQGIKGLILDLRNNPGGSLYESVRIADEILGKGMIVYTEDRNKNKLEEYYSDNNRISLPLVVLINENSASASEIVAGAIQDHKAGVLVGTKTFGKGSVQEIEPFQDGTGIKLTIARYYLPSGRSIDGIGVEPDIKVELSKDISPFDIPREKDSQLLKALDIVKSPTYMQRQER; this is translated from the coding sequence ATGCAAAACAAGAATGTAAAACATATGTTTAAAGTAGCGGTATTGTGTATAGCAATATCGCTGCTTTCGTTTTTTGCGGGAGCTGCGGCGGTAAGCAAACCATTCTATGCAATAAGTAAGGGCGATGATAAAAATGCTGCTGCTGTAGTTGATGGACAGACAGATTTACAGCACTTAAAGCCGGTTGTCGATGTGATAAAACTCATAGAAGACAAATACGTAAAGGATGTGGAAACTGAAAAATTAATTGAGGGAGCTATTAAGGGAGTGGTGGAATCTCTTGGCGATCCATATTCAGTTTATATGAATGAAACGGAATTTCAAGATTTTATTGCGTCTATTAATGGTTCCTTCAGCGGTGTAGGAATGGTACTCAGTGCTGATGAGAGTACCGGCGATATTATAGTGGTATCCCCTATCGAAGGAACTCCTGCCCAGAAAGCCGGAATTCTTCCAAAAGACATAATAGTTAAAGTCGATGATATCGAGCTTGCCGGAAAAAGCCTTGATGAAGCGGTAAAACTTCTAAGAGGTGAAAAGGGCACAAAGGTTGTTGTATATATAAAAAGACAGGATAACGAAGATTTGTTGGAATTTGAATTGATGCGGGATGATATTCGAGTTACAACAATAAAACATGAAATTATTGACGATGATGTAGGCTATATAAAAATTACCTCTTTTGATTCACAGACTTATGATGAATTTAAAGCTGCGGTAGACAGCTTGCAAAAGCAAGGCATAAAAGGTTTAATACTGGATTTGCGAAATAATCCAGGTGGTTCTCTTTATGAATCAGTGAGGATAGCCGATGAAATACTTGGAAAAGGAATGATAGTTTATACCGAAGACAGGAATAAAAATAAACTGGAAGAATATTATTCTGATAATAACAGAATTTCATTACCGCTTGTAGTGCTTATAAATGAAAACAGTGCCAGTGCTTCGGAAATAGTAGCTGGAGCTATTCAAGACCACAAAGCAGGTGTGCTTGTAGGCACAAAAACTTTTGGCAAAGGTTCCGTTCAGGAAATTGAACCTTTTCAAGACGGAACAGGAATAAAATTGACTATTGCCCGATATTATTTGCCGAGCGGACGAAGCATTGACGGCATAGGTGTAGAGCCTGATATTAAGGTTGAACTTAGCAAGGATATAAGTCCTTTTGACATTCCCAGAGAAAAAGATTCTCAATTATTAAAGGCTCTTGATATAGTTAAATCTCCGACTTACATGCAAAGACAGGAGAGATGA
- a CDS encoding murein hydrolase activator EnvC family protein: protein MSWKKHKVITSILLLAIILTATAPAALGGIDDLKKQQQDLSNQIKNLRNNINKVEANKKDISEELAELEEKLNLAQKELAETEAKLRENQTKLVNTIEELKQAEQQVEEQKDDLNVRMRTLYKTGPVDYIEVILASSSFSDFLTRLDLVKRIIESDKNLLMEFKARQEEVAKKKAELEEQQRIIAQQRDDIDARRASIVSYRGDRQRLMAELEKQKKEYERQEDKLQKDSENLRRQILEWEMKNQKGFFGTGEFLWPTPSSTYITSEFGWRTHPIFKTRRFHEGIDIGASMGADVLAADDGEVIFSGSYGGYGNTIIVSHGGGISTQYSHLSKLLVAEGKKVLKGDKIGLVGSTGWSTGPHLHFGVIKDGEVVNPWNWLK from the coding sequence ATGAGTTGGAAAAAACACAAAGTAATTACAAGCATCTTGCTGTTGGCTATTATTTTAACGGCAACTGCTCCGGCGGCATTAGGCGGTATCGATGATTTAAAAAAGCAGCAGCAAGATTTAAGCAATCAAATAAAAAATTTAAGAAACAATATAAATAAAGTTGAAGCGAATAAGAAGGATATAAGTGAAGAATTGGCAGAGCTTGAAGAAAAATTGAACTTGGCGCAAAAAGAACTGGCTGAAACAGAAGCCAAGCTCAGAGAAAATCAGACGAAATTAGTAAATACTATAGAAGAGCTTAAACAAGCCGAACAACAGGTAGAAGAACAAAAAGATGATCTAAATGTCCGCATGCGAACTCTTTACAAAACTGGGCCGGTAGATTACATAGAGGTAATTTTGGCGTCTTCCAGTTTTTCAGATTTCTTGACAAGACTTGATTTAGTTAAACGTATCATTGAGTCTGATAAAAATCTCCTTATGGAATTTAAAGCAAGACAGGAAGAAGTAGCAAAGAAAAAAGCAGAATTGGAAGAACAACAAAGGATCATAGCTCAGCAGCGCGATGATATAGATGCTCGTCGAGCCAGCATAGTTTCATATCGCGGAGATCGCCAAAGACTCATGGCAGAGCTGGAAAAACAGAAAAAAGAGTATGAGCGTCAAGAGGATAAGCTGCAAAAAGATTCGGAGAATCTACGCCGGCAAATTCTTGAATGGGAAATGAAGAACCAAAAAGGCTTTTTTGGAACAGGGGAATTCCTTTGGCCGACGCCAAGTTCAACATATATTACTTCAGAGTTTGGATGGAGGACGCATCCTATCTTTAAAACACGGCGGTTTCATGAAGGCATAGATATAGGTGCTTCTATGGGAGCTGATGTGCTGGCAGCAGATGATGGTGAGGTAATTTTTTCAGGCTCTTATGGAGGTTATGGCAATACAATCATTGTTAGCCATGGTGGAGGTATTTCTACGCAGTATTCTCATCTTTCGAAACTGCTTGTAGCAGAAGGCAAAAAAGTACTCAAGGGTGATAAAATTGGCTTGGTTGGCAGTACCGGATGGTCTACGGGACCACACCTTCATTTTGGAGTAATCAAAGATGGAGAAGTAGTCAACCCTTGGAATTGGCTAAAATAA
- the ftsX gene encoding permease-like cell division protein FtsX, with amino-acid sequence MRLRTIKYFFKESFTSLVRNRWMSLASIGAVASALIILGSFLLLSVNFDHVLKDVESQVEITAYLEDSLGQERISQLKKDFAAISGIKEVEFISKEMALEEFKEQVGEDLLEGIENPLPNSFRIKVNDPHEVALVAEKIEKFSGVDEVKYGKGIVEKLFNIIYWVRIIGLAIMVVFAAVSIFIISNTIRLTVFARRREINIMKYIGATDWFVRWPFLIEGMVLGLIGSSLAVAILGIAYKYLYVTVKLNIPMISLLPIEQFYNYAFGFLGIGMFIGAFGSSFSIKRFLNV; translated from the coding sequence ATGAGACTTAGGACCATCAAATATTTTTTCAAAGAATCCTTCACCAGTCTTGTAAGAAACAGATGGATGAGTCTCGCATCCATTGGAGCGGTAGCATCTGCACTCATCATTCTAGGCTCTTTTTTATTACTTTCGGTAAATTTTGATCATGTTTTAAAAGATGTGGAATCACAAGTAGAGATTACGGCTTACCTTGAAGACTCCTTGGGACAAGAAAGGATATCTCAACTAAAAAAGGATTTTGCTGCTATTTCCGGGATAAAAGAAGTAGAATTTATTTCAAAGGAAATGGCTCTGGAAGAATTCAAAGAGCAAGTAGGAGAAGATTTATTGGAGGGTATTGAAAACCCACTTCCCAATTCCTTCCGGATTAAGGTAAACGACCCTCATGAAGTGGCTTTGGTTGCTGAAAAAATTGAAAAATTTTCCGGTGTTGATGAAGTCAAATACGGCAAAGGCATTGTTGAAAAACTGTTCAACATAATTTATTGGGTTCGGATTATTGGCTTGGCGATAATGGTAGTTTTTGCCGCAGTTTCAATTTTTATTATCTCTAATACCATCAGACTTACGGTTTTTGCACGGCGGCGGGAGATAAATATTATGAAATATATTGGTGCCACTGACTGGTTTGTACGCTGGCCGTTTTTGATAGAAGGTATGGTATTGGGATTAATCGGTTCTTCGCTGGCTGTAGCAATTTTGGGAATAGCTTACAAATATCTTTATGTAACGGTGAAGCTAAATATTCCTATGATTTCTTTGCTGCCGATAGAACAGTTTTATAACTATGCCTTTGGATTTTTAGGTATTGGTATGTTCATCGGGGCATTTGGCAGTAGCTTTTCCATAAAGAGATTTTTAAATGTTTAG
- the ftsE gene encoding cell division ATP-binding protein FtsE, with product MIEMYGVTKIYPGGQVALKDISLKILKGEFVFIVGPSGAGKSTLIKLLFREELPTRGQIFFAGKNITRLRPKEIPYLRRRIGIVFQDFRLLPEKTVYENIAFAMEVVEAPGRDIRKRVPYVLERVGLAHKAKAKPSELSGGEQQRVALARALVNNPDVLVADEPTGNLDPDTSRDIMNLLDDINKRGTTLVVASHARELVDSMKKRVIQLEKGSLVRDEERGVYSNET from the coding sequence TTGATTGAAATGTATGGGGTTACTAAGATTTATCCGGGCGGTCAAGTCGCCCTTAAAGATATTAGTCTAAAGATATTAAAGGGAGAGTTTGTATTTATTGTCGGACCCAGCGGGGCAGGAAAATCGACATTGATTAAGCTTTTATTCAGAGAAGAACTTCCGACAAGGGGACAGATATTTTTCGCCGGAAAAAACATTACCAGATTAAGGCCGAAAGAAATACCTTACCTAAGGCGGCGTATTGGTATTGTTTTTCAAGATTTTAGACTGCTGCCGGAAAAAACCGTTTATGAGAATATAGCTTTTGCAATGGAAGTGGTGGAAGCCCCCGGCAGAGATATAAGGAAAAGAGTGCCATATGTTCTTGAAAGAGTAGGCTTAGCTCACAAAGCCAAGGCAAAACCTTCAGAACTTTCCGGAGGTGAACAACAACGAGTCGCACTTGCTCGTGCTCTGGTAAATAATCCCGATGTCCTCGTAGCCGATGAACCTACCGGTAACCTTGACCCGGATACATCTAGGGATATCATGAATTTGCTAGATGATATCAATAAGCGGGGGACTACATTGGTTGTTGCCTCGCATGCCCGAGAATTGGTAGATTCTATGAAAAAAAGAGTAATTCAGCTCGAAAAAGGCAGTCTAGTAAGAGACGAGGAGAGAGGGGTATACAGTAATGAGACTTAG
- a CDS encoding sodium-dependent transporter: METKTRENWSSKAGFILAAAGSAIGLGNIWKFPYSVGTNGGGAYVAVYLLFLVLIGTPLMLAAITLGRKTQLSVFGAYKSIDKRWSFVGFLAVICGFVILAFYSSVGGWVLYYFKNAVTGNLNTKDPQVLAGIFSNMMNSPATLIVYQLIFMALTMLIVINGIKKGIEVTSKVMMPGLFILLIIIAIRSVTLEGSMEGIKFLLVPDFSKITLEVAKNAMAQVFFSLSIGMGVMITYGSYLDKEVNLLSTAVSIPALDTLAALIAGFATIPAVFALGFEVGEGPGLMFITLPAVFASMPLGQIFCIAFFLMVTFAALTSSMSMLEISVSYFVDELKKDRKKSTLAVGIVIFLMGIPASLSLVQGSSFYIGSLSFFDIYDKLSSNILLTTGAFLLSIFVAWILTTKEAVKEIELSGIRFKLAPVWSFLVKYVVPVGVFIILFNSYKDFIIALLN, encoded by the coding sequence ATGGAAACTAAGACAAGAGAAAATTGGTCCTCAAAAGCCGGTTTCATTCTAGCTGCTGCAGGTTCGGCCATAGGTTTGGGTAATATATGGAAATTCCCTTATAGTGTGGGTACTAACGGTGGCGGAGCATATGTTGCAGTATACCTTTTGTTTTTAGTGCTCATCGGAACTCCCCTTATGCTGGCTGCCATCACTCTTGGCAGGAAGACCCAGCTTTCGGTTTTCGGTGCATATAAAAGCATAGATAAGCGTTGGTCATTTGTGGGCTTTCTCGCTGTAATTTGCGGTTTTGTCATACTGGCCTTTTATTCTTCCGTTGGCGGTTGGGTTTTGTATTACTTTAAAAACGCTGTTACGGGAAATCTTAATACAAAAGATCCCCAAGTTCTTGCCGGTATTTTTTCCAATATGATGAACTCTCCTGCAACCTTAATAGTTTACCAGTTAATCTTTATGGCACTTACTATGCTTATAGTAATAAACGGCATTAAAAAAGGAATTGAAGTCACTTCTAAAGTAATGATGCCCGGTCTCTTTATACTTCTTATAATTATAGCTATTAGGAGTGTAACATTGGAGGGAAGTATGGAGGGAATTAAATTCTTGCTGGTTCCTGATTTCTCTAAGATTACCCTTGAAGTAGCTAAAAACGCCATGGCGCAAGTGTTCTTCTCTCTCAGCATAGGCATGGGGGTCATGATAACCTACGGAAGTTATTTGGATAAGGAAGTTAATTTGCTAAGCACAGCGGTGTCGATCCCCGCTTTGGACACATTGGCTGCGTTGATAGCCGGATTTGCCACTATCCCGGCGGTTTTTGCCTTAGGCTTTGAAGTTGGAGAAGGGCCCGGACTTATGTTTATCACACTGCCTGCAGTTTTTGCATCGATGCCTTTAGGGCAAATCTTTTGCATTGCCTTTTTTCTGATGGTTACTTTTGCAGCATTGACTTCTTCAATGTCTATGTTGGAAATCAGCGTTTCTTATTTTGTGGATGAACTGAAAAAGGACAGGAAAAAATCTACATTGGCAGTAGGGATTGTAATATTTCTAATGGGAATACCCGCTTCCCTTTCCCTGGTTCAAGGCAGCAGTTTCTATATAGGAAGTTTGAGCTTTTTTGATATATATGACAAACTGTCTTCCAATATACTCCTAACCACCGGTGCATTTTTGCTTTCCATTTTCGTGGCTTGGATACTTACCACCAAAGAAGCCGTGAAAGAAATAGAGCTTTCAGGAATCCGCTTTAAGTTAGCCCCCGTCTGGAGCTTCTTAGTAAAGTATGTGGTTCCGGTAGGCGTATTTATTATATTATTTAATTCCTATAAGGATTTTATAATTGCTCTGCTTAATTGA